The following DNA comes from Mucilaginibacter jinjuensis.
CTGAGGATGTAGGCGCGTTTGATATTTTCGGCGTAGATTCTGAGTATGATGTAACCTTCAATAATGGCGCTTATATCACCAGTCCGCTTAGTTATTTTGTGCCGGCTACCGGGCTTACCAAAGGGTTTAAAATGGCCGCGCTGGGTACAAGCAACTTTTCGGTAAATGGTACTTATGTACCCAATGTGCTTTCACTTGGCCTTACCTCGTCCGATCTGAGCTCTACATCGGGCTTCACCATGCATACCTTAACGTCCGATCCGGGTTATGGCTATTCGGTTGTTATTCCGGGCAGTTATACTTATGGCGGCAAAACGGTTTCTAAGGCTTATGAAGTATTTGATACGGGTACCGAACCTTACTCGTACTTCCAGGACCCAACCGCAGCCAGCAAAGTTACCTTGTTACCAACCGGTACCAATGTGTCTGTTACCACCAGCAGTAATTTTAATTACAGTTTCAATACAACAGCCACCGATTATTTAACTTATGTAGAAAACCCAAATTCGTCGGGAGGGGCTGTATCGATTATCAGTTTGGAGTATTTTCTGAATAACGCGTATATGTTAGATTATGATGATCATAAACTGGGGTTGAAGAATAATTAAGAACCTCAATATAAACCCACGTCATTGCGAGGTACGAAGCAATCCCCGACTTGCAGAGCGGCTCTGTATAGTTCGCGATTGCTTCGTTCCTCGCAATGACGGTGAGGGGACATGGTGGTCTTGTTTCCTGTTTTTTGCTTCTATTCCCTACAATCCAAACTGCTGTAAAAACATCGGAATAATATGCGGATATAATATAATGGTAATAGCCAAACCGCTGATGGCGCCAAAAAAGTGAGCATCGTGGTTAATGTTATCGCGCGAGTTTTTAGAGGCCCAGGCACAGTACACCAGGTAAAGCACACCGAATAAGATGGCCGGAATTGGCACCGGGATAAACATCAGGTACATTTTACTTAGCGGGCTAAATAAAATAAAGCTAAAAATTACCGCGCTGATAGCACCCGATGCGCCGAGGCTATGGTACCACAAATCGTTTTTGTGTTTTTGCACCGTTGGCAAATCGCTCAGTATTAAGCTGGCTGCGTATAGTACCCCAAACTGCCAATGCCCCAGATAACCTGCCTCGAGTTGAAAGGCAAAAAAGTAGAACGACAGCATATTGAAAAACAAATGGCTCCAATCGCGGTGAATTAAGCCGCTGGTGATCAGGGTATAAATACGGGTTCCGCGCGATACACTGTATGGATGCAGCGTAGCACGGGAGTAAAACTCTTCGTTATAAAAAGCAAATAAAGAGGTAATTAGTGTTATGGCAAATATGGCCGAAGCAACCGGCGCAGCAATAAGATATTCGAGCATGTTAGTTTAAATCAAGTTTGGTATCGGTAAGCAAACGGCTCACCGGGTAACGAAGATAGGTTTTTTCGAACCATGGCGAATTATGGTATACAAATTCTAACTGCATGGATGCACTGGCAGCCAGTTTAGGGTTCTTCGCTTTTTCGGCTTCCAGTTTCTTTTGCAGATCGGGGTTGTTTTTTAGGTACTCAGCAGCAGTGTCTTCAAACACATAATCAGAGTAATGTTCCTTTTGGCCAAGCACCGAATCAAAGAAATTCCAGGCAAAGAATGAATCCACGCCCTGCGGTTCCAGGGTTTCTACAATATAACGGTTAATGGCTTGGTTGGTGTATACTACATAATCACCTGCGTAAAACTTAATGCTGCTTTGTATCGGGTTCAGCTTCACATCGCTATGCAGGTAATGGCCTTCGTAGGGGCGCTGGCCGGTTTTGTAATCGGCTATGTAGTACATCTGCAAATTGAGGGTGGTATCGTGGCTTAACCTGTGCATCGCTACCTTGTTCAGCTTAAACAGATCAATCACTTTGCCCCAGGCTTGCGGGATTATATAAGCCACCGGTTTATCGGCAAAGGCAGTAGCTTTATAAGTGTTATAATACTTTATAGTTTTTGTATATGGCTTGTTGCGGTCGTAATATAGACGAGGCAAACCGCTTATTTCGCTCGGCTTATGGCCAAACTCATAACCTTTAAAGGTGATGGTATCGAAATGCTCCTGATCCAGATCCCAGTTGAGGGCGAATGTTTTTTGTTTGGCGACAGATGCATCTACCTGCTGTTTTAACTGGCCGATCAGGACATGGTCGCGCTCCACGATGCTGATGAGATGATCCATAAAATCATAAGTCGAATACACGCGTTTGTCATACTGTTTCAGCATGTGTGTTTCTGTTATATAACTGATGATGTTATGTTGGGCAGTATAGCCGGTGCAAAAACGAGGGGTTTCCAGGAAAGATACAATGCCCGAATCCGGCGTACCCTTTTCACTCTCCACATAAGGGATCATTTCATAACCGCTTTTTTTC
Coding sequences within:
- a CDS encoding rhomboid family intramembrane serine protease, with amino-acid sequence MLEYLIAAPVASAIFAITLITSLFAFYNEEFYSRATLHPYSVSRGTRIYTLITSGLIHRDWSHLFFNMLSFYFFAFQLEAGYLGHWQFGVLYAASLILSDLPTVQKHKNDLWYHSLGASGAISAVIFSFILFSPLSKMYLMFIPVPIPAILFGVLYLVYCAWASKNSRDNINHDAHFFGAISGLAITIILYPHIIPMFLQQFGL
- a CDS encoding M14 family zinc carboxypeptidase, producing the protein MKKHILLFSFLFSSLIPFVSYAQLTPFELSKDKNYTANYAEVIAYYHQLAAKYPQMKLINYGMTDIGKPLTLIVLSKDKVFDPAQIKKQNKRVLLINNGIHPGEPEGIDASMMLSRDLLKNNKLPNDVVVCIIAVYNIDGCLNRGVSRISQNGPRAYGFRGNSRNLDLNRDFIKADSRNALAFEQILNTWQPEVFLDNHTSDGADYQYVMTLIETQKDKQNPILAKYTSETLSPELYKRMKKSGYEMIPYVESEKGTPDSGIVSFLETPRFCTGYTAQHNIISYITETHMLKQYDKRVYSTYDFMDHLISIVERDHVLIGQLKQQVDASVAKQKTFALNWDLDQEHFDTITFKGYEFGHKPSEISGLPRLYYDRNKPYTKTIKYYNTYKATAFADKPVAYIIPQAWGKVIDLFKLNKVAMHRLSHDTTLNLQMYYIADYKTGQRPYEGHYLHSDVKLNPIQSSIKFYAGDYVVYTNQAINRYIVETLEPQGVDSFFAWNFFDSVLGQKEHYSDYVFEDTAAEYLKNNPDLQKKLEAEKAKNPKLAASASMQLEFVYHNSPWFEKTYLRYPVSRLLTDTKLDLN